A part of Cryptococcus tetragattii IND107 chromosome 3, whole genome shotgun sequence genomic DNA contains:
- a CDS encoding mitochondrial 37S ribosomal protein mS35, which yields MSLSAPARILRKPTVSRQFSTSRPVLASRGPAKPEGPGVRSRPWSVQNVPKFAFDDATSLGWMRMFRIQEGEGLVRKIEEDREALRTANKTKFTPPTAPIRLTSTIDLAHPDSRYHTKCVLLVPINALPLSTPEAVHRFKLLAGPRWTPGKPGRNEFIKDESNGGENGWIKISEERFESARQNRRSASDILERLVNAANDRESPLPADLPIDTRHLLARHRKKRSRQNPFKWAPGQEFLSPHQEVGGVRGFPINWLPEELREKALKK from the exons ATGTCGCTCTCCGCCCCCGCCCGTATCCTTCGAAAACCTACTGTATCCCGGCAATTCTCGACTAGTCGTCCAGTTCTTGCCTCCCGTGGCCCCGCAAAGCCCGAGGGGCCAGGCGTTCGATCGAGGCCATGGTCAGTACAGAACGTTCCCAAGTTTGCTTTCGACGACGCGACAAGTCtgggatggatgaggatgtttAGGATccaagaaggtgaagggtTGGTGAGGAAGATCGAAGAGGACAGAGAGGCCTTAAGAA CTGCCAATAAGACCAAGTTCACTCCACCCACCGCTCCCATACGCTTGACATCCACTATCGACCTTGCCCATCCTGACTCGCGTTACCACACCAAATGCgttctccttgtccctaTTAACGCTCTTCCATTGTCCACGCCGGAGGCTGTTCATAGGTTCAAACTTCTTGCCGGGCCCAGGTGGACTCCGGGGAAACCAGGGAGGAACGAGTTTATCAAGGACGAAAGCAATGGTGGTGAAAATGGTTGGATCAAGATCAGTGAGGAAAGGTTTGAAAGTGCCAGACAAAATAGGAGATCGGCGTCGGACATCCTGGAGAGACTGGTCAATGCTGCCAAT GACCGTGAATCTCCATTGCCTGCTGACCTTCCCATTGACActcgccatcttcttgctcgTCACAGGAAGAAACGATCTCGTCAGAACCCTTTCAAATGGGCTCCCGGACAAGAGTTTTtgtctcctcatcaagaagTTGGTGGTGTCCGCGGCTTCCCTATCAACTGGCTGCCGGAAGAGCTCAGAGAAAAAGCTCTCAAGAAATAA
- a CDS encoding Fe-S cluster assembly protein DRE2 has translation MPAPAPPIVPPHHSALATQVVLGSMERAPEYQAILTSLKSAAPPSSSVQGEMVDRILDNATTLPPPPLTIHLVLPLPLPSNLLPAIPPSTELFIHIPADSESQLGALHSALASHSFTPVLPTPSVSTLAYTSPSAPSLPTVASVPSPAPSSSASVTPGATRPLQLRRNGDKARKAALWAIDSPLLPDGGKSLLTPADRARPECVFPADNGKPVKRRRACKDCTCGLKELEQEEEAQTSAAVKEAQKAFFLEGDDDIPENLKKATEGMEGIWPVEKRAEAKKTSSCGSCYLGDAFRCASCPYIGLPPFKPGEKVQISIADDI, from the exons ATGCCTGCGCCCGCGCCCCCGATTGTTCCCCCCCACCATTCTGCACTCGCCACCCAGGTCGTGCTTGGCTCGATGGAGAGAGCTCCCGAGTACCAGGCGATCCTCACGAGTCTCAAATCTGCCGCgccgccttcctcttcagtcCAGGGCGAGATGGTAGACCGTATCTTGGATAACG CCACTActcttccccctccacctctcaccatccaccttgtcctccctcttccccttccgtctaatctccttccagctATTCCACCATCCACTGAACTATTCATACATATCCCGGCCGACTCTGAATCTCAACTTGGCGCCTTACATTCCGCTCTTGCTTCTCACTCATTCACTCCCGTCCTCCCTACACCCTCTGTATCCACCCTGGCCTATACATCACCTAGCGCCCCATCACTTCCTACCGTCGCATCTGTCCCCTCGCCTGCGCCTTCCAGCTCAGCGTCCGTCACTCCAGGTGCCACTCGTCCGTTACAGCTCCGTCGGAATGGCGACAAGGCTCGCAAAGCCGCTCTTTGGGCGATagactctcctcttcttcctgacGGTGGCAAATCGCTCCTGACTCCTGCAGACCGCGCCCGGCCAGAGTGTGTCTTCCCGGCAGACAATGGGAAACCCGTGAAGCGACGTAGGGCATGTAAGGATTGCACTTGCGGGTTGAAGGAGCttgagcaggaggaggaggctcAGACTTCGGCAGCTGTCAAGGAGGCCCAAAAGGCATTCTTCCTGGAGGGCGACGATGACATACCGGAGAACCTTAAGAAGGCAACAGAGGGGATGGAAGGTATCTGGCcggtggagaagagagcggAAGCCAAGAAGACGAGTAGCTGTGGTAGCTGTTACCTGGGAGATGCGTTTAGGTGTGCTAGTTGTCCATATATCG GTCTTCCTCCGTTTAAGCCAGGCGAGAAAGTCCAGATTTCCATTGCCGACGATATCTAA